In Streptomyces sp. NBC_00569, a single genomic region encodes these proteins:
- the mca gene encoding mycothiol conjugate amidase Mca: MAVHAHPDDESSKGAATMAKYVSEGVAVLVVTCTGGERGSILNPKLQGDTYIEEHIHEVRKKEMDEAREILGVDQEWLGFVDSGLPEGDPLPPLPEGCFALEDVDKAAGELVRQIRSFRPQVVTTYDENGGYPHPDHIMTHKISMVAFEGAGDTEKYPESEFGAAYQPQKLYYNQGFNRPRTEALHQAMLDRGLESPYAEWLKRWDEFERVERTLTTHIPCADFYEIRDKALIAHATQIDPDGGWFRVPMDVQRAVWPTEEYELAKSLVDTSLPEDDLFAGIRDNA; the protein is encoded by the coding sequence ATGGCGGTTCACGCCCACCCCGACGACGAGTCGTCGAAGGGCGCGGCCACCATGGCCAAGTACGTGTCCGAGGGGGTGGCCGTCCTTGTCGTGACCTGCACGGGCGGGGAACGCGGCTCCATCCTCAACCCGAAGCTCCAGGGCGACACGTACATCGAGGAGCACATCCACGAGGTACGCAAGAAGGAGATGGACGAGGCGCGCGAGATCCTGGGCGTCGACCAGGAGTGGCTGGGCTTCGTCGACTCGGGCCTGCCCGAGGGCGACCCGCTGCCCCCGCTGCCCGAGGGCTGCTTCGCGCTCGAGGACGTCGACAAGGCGGCGGGTGAGCTGGTCAGGCAGATCCGCTCGTTCCGCCCGCAGGTCGTCACGACGTACGACGAGAACGGCGGCTACCCGCACCCGGACCACATCATGACCCACAAGATCTCGATGGTGGCGTTCGAGGGCGCGGGGGACACCGAGAAGTACCCGGAGTCCGAGTTCGGCGCGGCCTACCAGCCGCAGAAGCTCTACTACAACCAGGGCTTCAACCGGCCGCGCACCGAGGCGCTGCACCAGGCGATGCTGGACCGCGGCCTGGAGTCGCCGTACGCGGAGTGGCTCAAGCGGTGGGACGAGTTCGAGCGGGTCGAGCGGACGCTGACCACGCACATCCCGTGCGCCGACTTCTATGAGATCCGCGACAAGGCGCTGATCGCGCACGCGACGCAGATCGACCCGGACGGCGGCTGGTTCCGCGTCCCGATGGACGTCCAGCGGGCGGTGTGGCCGACCGAGGAGTACGAGCTCGCGAAGTCTCTTGTCGATACCTCCCTCCCCGAGGACGACCTCTTTGCGGGCATCCGCGACAATGCCTGA
- a CDS encoding DUF4307 domain-containing protein — MSAVSEQLPDGRYGRSRSADERADRTLKTVGAVLGALLVALIGWFGYHYVFGTKISAEVITFKASDEAVKVHLEVRKDADAKGYCTIRSLSADGAEVGRADFRFDQRDSRIDKVVTLRTTSRGTSAELLGCHAG; from the coding sequence ATGAGTGCGGTGAGTGAGCAGCTCCCCGACGGCCGCTACGGCCGTTCCCGCTCCGCCGACGAACGCGCGGACCGCACCCTGAAGACCGTCGGCGCCGTGCTCGGCGCCCTGCTCGTCGCCCTGATCGGCTGGTTCGGGTACCACTACGTGTTCGGTACGAAGATCAGCGCCGAGGTCATCACCTTCAAGGCCTCCGACGAGGCGGTCAAGGTGCACCTCGAGGTCCGTAAGGACGCCGACGCGAAGGGTTACTGCACCATCCGGTCGCTGTCCGCCGACGGCGCCGAGGTGGGCCGCGCGGACTTCCGGTTCGACCAGCGCGACAGCAGGATCGACAAGGTCGTGACCCTGCGCACCACGTCCCGCGGCACCAGCGCGGAGCTGCTCGGCTGCCACGCGGGCTGA
- the greA gene encoding transcription elongation factor GreA, producing the protein MTQTSEDVTWLTQEAYTKLKDELEYLSGPARAEITVKIAAAREEGDLRENGGYHAAKEEQGKQELRIRQLTQLLEKAKVGEAPAAAGVAAPGMVVTIAFDGDEDDTMTFLLASREYASADFETYSPQSPLGSGVNGKKIGEDAQYELPNGKLASVKILAAKPYSG; encoded by the coding sequence GTGACCCAGACCAGCGAAGACGTCACCTGGCTCACGCAGGAGGCGTACACCAAGCTCAAGGACGAGCTGGAGTACCTGTCTGGTCCCGCGCGCGCCGAGATCACCGTGAAGATCGCGGCAGCACGCGAGGAGGGCGACCTGCGCGAGAACGGCGGGTACCACGCGGCCAAGGAGGAGCAGGGCAAGCAGGAGCTCCGCATCCGCCAGCTGACCCAGCTCCTGGAGAAGGCCAAGGTCGGTGAGGCGCCTGCCGCGGCCGGCGTCGCCGCCCCCGGCATGGTCGTCACGATCGCCTTCGACGGCGACGAGGACGACACCATGACGTTCCTGCTCGCCTCGCGCGAGTACGCGAGCGCCGATTTCGAGACCTACTCGCCGCAGTCCCCGCTGGGCTCCGGCGTGAACGGCAAGAAGATCGGCGAGGACGCCCAGTACGAGCTGCCGAACGGCAAGCTCGCCTCGGTGAAGATCCTCGCGGCGAAGCCCTACAGCGGCTGA
- a CDS encoding ABC transporter permease yields the protein MSAVTQPLAPRPAGGPAQSVRDSLVVARRNLIRMTRIPEVVIFGLIQPIMFVVLFSFVFGGSMNIGGTTDPAVYREFLMAGIFAQTVTFATAGAGAGIADDMHKGLIDRFRSLPMSRGAVLTGRTLADLVQTALTLLVLAIVALLVGWRIHEGLPKALGAFGLLLLLGYAFTWIGALIGLSVRTPEAATSGGLVWLFPVTFISNAFVDSSQMTPWLRHIADWNPFSATVQACRVLFGNPGVSTSEAWPMQHSVWASLIWSVLIIVAFRTLSVRKYRNATA from the coding sequence GTGAGCGCCGTCACCCAGCCCCTCGCCCCCCGCCCCGCGGGCGGCCCCGCGCAGTCCGTCCGGGACTCCCTCGTCGTCGCCAGGCGCAATCTGATCCGGATGACGCGGATCCCCGAGGTCGTCATCTTCGGACTGATCCAGCCGATCATGTTCGTGGTGCTCTTCAGCTTCGTGTTCGGCGGCTCGATGAACATCGGGGGCACCACCGACCCCGCTGTCTACCGCGAGTTCCTGATGGCCGGCATCTTCGCCCAGACCGTCACGTTCGCCACGGCGGGCGCCGGTGCGGGCATCGCCGACGACATGCACAAGGGCCTCATCGACCGCTTCAGATCGCTGCCGATGTCCCGCGGAGCCGTCCTCACCGGACGCACCCTCGCCGACCTCGTGCAGACGGCCCTGACCCTGCTCGTCCTCGCGATCGTCGCGCTCCTGGTGGGCTGGCGCATCCACGAGGGCCTCCCGAAAGCCCTCGGCGCCTTCGGCCTGCTGCTCCTCCTCGGATACGCGTTCACGTGGATCGGCGCCCTCATCGGCCTGTCCGTTCGCACCCCCGAGGCGGCCACGTCGGGCGGGCTCGTCTGGCTCTTCCCGGTGACGTTCATCTCGAACGCGTTCGTGGACTCCAGCCAGATGACTCCTTGGCTGCGCCACATCGCCGACTGGAACCCGTTCAGCGCCACGGTCCAGGCCTGCCGCGTGCTGTTCGGCAACCCGGGCGTCTCGACGTCCGAAGCCTGGCCCATGCAGCACTCCGTGTGGGCCTCGCTGATCTGGTCCGTCCTGATCATCGTCGCCTTCCGGACGCTCTCGGTCCGCAAGTACCGCAACGCGACGGCCTGA
- a CDS encoding ATP-binding cassette domain-containing protein: MPGAIYAEGLVKTFGDVRALDGVDLDVPEGTVLGLLGPNGAGKTTAVRCLTTLLTPDSGKAVVAGIDVLKHPNEVRRSIGLSGQFAAVDEYLTGRENLQMVGQLYQMKAREAKARASELLERFNLADAADRTSKTYSGGMRRRLDLAAALVVSPPVMFMDEPTTGLDPRNRLQLWEVIQELVAGGTTLLLTTQYLEEADHLAHDICVIDHGRVIARGTSDQLKAQTGGERVELVVHEREHMTPAAEILAGFGKGETTVEQHTRKLTVPVTGGAKLLAEVIRELDTRGIEIDDIGLRRPTLDDVFISLTGHVAEEKDENGSGAGAGKQSRRKKEADK, translated from the coding sequence ATGCCAGGCGCCATCTACGCCGAAGGTCTGGTGAAGACCTTCGGTGACGTCAGGGCTCTGGACGGCGTCGATCTCGATGTCCCGGAGGGCACGGTCCTCGGCCTGCTCGGTCCGAACGGGGCGGGGAAGACCACTGCCGTGCGCTGTCTGACGACGCTGCTCACGCCGGACAGCGGCAAGGCCGTCGTCGCGGGCATCGACGTTCTCAAGCATCCGAACGAGGTGCGGCGCTCGATCGGTCTCTCCGGTCAGTTCGCCGCGGTCGACGAGTATCTGACGGGTCGTGAAAACCTGCAAATGGTCGGCCAGTTGTACCAGATGAAGGCCAGGGAGGCGAAGGCGCGGGCGTCCGAGCTGCTCGAGCGGTTCAACCTCGCGGACGCCGCCGACCGGACCTCGAAGACGTACTCCGGAGGCATGCGCCGCCGGCTCGACCTGGCCGCCGCACTCGTCGTCTCGCCGCCCGTGATGTTCATGGACGAGCCCACGACGGGACTCGACCCGCGCAACAGGCTGCAGCTGTGGGAGGTCATCCAGGAGCTGGTCGCCGGCGGCACGACCCTGCTGCTGACCACCCAGTACCTCGAAGAGGCCGACCACCTGGCGCACGACATCTGCGTGATCGACCACGGCCGCGTCATCGCGCGCGGGACCTCCGACCAGCTCAAGGCCCAGACCGGCGGCGAGCGCGTCGAGCTCGTGGTCCACGAGCGGGAGCACATGACACCCGCCGCCGAGATCCTCGCCGGGTTCGGCAAGGGCGAGACCACCGTCGAGCAGCACACCCGCAAGCTCACCGTCCCCGTCACCGGCGGCGCCAAGCTCCTCGCCGAGGTCATCAGGGAGCTGGACACCCGAGGCATCGAGATCGACGACATCGGTCTGCGCCGGCCCACCCTCGACGACGTCTTCATCTCCCTGACCGGCCACGTGGCCGAGGAGAAGGACGAGAACGGCTCGGGGGCGGGTGCCGGCAAGCAGTCCAGGCGCAAGAAGGAGGCCGACAAGTGA
- the ilvA gene encoding threonine ammonia-lyase, whose translation MSYSTADSLPTVTLDDVRGAQKMLSGVARMTAMEGSRHLSGLVGAPVHLKCENLQRTGSFKLRGAYVRIAGLLPEERAAGVVAASAGNHAQGVAHASSLLGVRSTVFMPVGAPLPKVAATRDYGAEVRLHGQVVDETLAAAQEYAHETGAVFIHPFDHPDIIAGQGTVGLEILEQCPEVRTIVVGIGGGGLAAGVAVAVKALRPDVKVIGVQAAGAAAYPPSLEAGRPVSIPYPATMADGIKVGRPGDVPFQLVEELVDEVRTVSEDELSSALLLCLERAKLVVEPAGASPVAALLSDPHSFEGPVVALLSGGNVDPLLMQRILRHGMAAAGRYLSLRLRLTDRPGALATLLGVLSVVDANVLDVSHVRTDPRLGLTEAEVELHLETKGPVHCAEVGAALRDAGYLVID comes from the coding sequence ATGAGCTACAGCACGGCTGACTCCTTGCCGACGGTGACCCTGGACGATGTGCGCGGCGCGCAGAAGATGCTCTCGGGGGTCGCTCGGATGACGGCGATGGAGGGCAGCCGGCACCTGTCGGGGCTGGTCGGGGCGCCGGTGCACCTCAAGTGCGAGAACCTTCAGCGGACCGGCTCCTTCAAGCTGCGCGGCGCGTACGTCAGGATCGCGGGCCTGCTTCCCGAGGAGCGCGCCGCGGGCGTGGTCGCCGCGAGCGCCGGAAACCATGCGCAGGGTGTAGCGCACGCGTCTTCTCTCCTCGGCGTACGCTCCACGGTCTTCATGCCGGTCGGCGCGCCCCTGCCGAAGGTCGCGGCGACCAGGGACTACGGCGCGGAGGTGCGGCTGCACGGCCAGGTCGTCGACGAGACGCTGGCGGCGGCGCAGGAGTACGCGCACGAGACGGGCGCCGTGTTCATCCACCCCTTCGACCACCCGGACATCATCGCCGGGCAGGGCACCGTCGGCCTCGAAATCCTGGAGCAGTGCCCCGAGGTGCGCACGATCGTCGTCGGCATCGGCGGCGGCGGGCTCGCCGCGGGCGTCGCGGTGGCAGTCAAGGCGCTGCGTCCCGATGTGAAGGTGATCGGTGTGCAGGCGGCGGGCGCGGCGGCGTACCCGCCCTCGCTCGAGGCCGGGCGGCCGGTGTCGATCCCGTATCCGGCGACGATGGCCGACGGCATCAAGGTCGGGCGCCCCGGTGACGTGCCGTTCCAGCTGGTCGAGGAGCTGGTCGACGAGGTCCGCACGGTCTCGGAGGACGAGCTGTCGAGCGCGCTGCTGCTCTGCCTGGAGCGGGCCAAGCTGGTCGTCGAACCGGCCGGGGCGAGCCCTGTCGCGGCGCTGCTGAGCGACCCGCACTCCTTCGAGGGCCCGGTCGTGGCGCTCCTGTCGGGCGGCAACGTCGACCCGCTCCTGATGCAGCGGATCCTGCGCCACGGCATGGCTGCCGCCGGGCGCTACCTGTCGCTGCGGCTGCGCCTGACGGACCGTCCCGGCGCCCTGGCCACGCTTCTCGGTGTGCTGTCCGTGGTCGACGCCAACGTCCTCGACGTGAGCCACGTGCGCACGGATCCCCGGCTCGGGCTCACGGAGGCCGAGGTCGAGCTGCACCTGGAGACGAAGGGCCCGGTGCACTGCGCCGAGGTCGGTGCGGCGCTGCGGGACGCGGGTTACCTCGTCATCGACTGA
- a CDS encoding MarR family winged helix-turn-helix transcriptional regulator yields MDMTTAGDTGLLETLQHQVAVFARRAEQTRLGGVGQVRNSMDRAAYLLLNRLDKEGPMGVKALAASMGIDSSTVTRQVAPLVDTGLVKRTSHPEDGRAVVLQLSPRGLARLDEVRTSRRSLMAELTQEWTPQEREQFCALLTRFNTALSARQTGQPAPSGEAAPGS; encoded by the coding sequence ATGGACATGACGACCGCCGGCGACACCGGCCTCCTCGAAACCCTGCAGCACCAGGTGGCGGTCTTCGCCCGCCGTGCCGAACAGACCCGGCTCGGCGGAGTCGGCCAGGTGCGCAACTCGATGGACCGAGCCGCGTATCTGCTGCTCAACCGCCTGGACAAGGAAGGCCCCATGGGCGTCAAGGCGCTCGCCGCGAGCATGGGCATCGACTCGTCGACGGTGACACGTCAGGTCGCGCCGCTCGTCGACACGGGCCTCGTCAAGCGGACGTCCCACCCGGAGGACGGGCGCGCGGTCGTCCTCCAGCTCTCGCCGCGCGGCCTCGCCCGGCTCGACGAGGTACGCACGTCCAGGCGGTCCCTCATGGCCGAGTTGACGCAGGAGTGGACCCCGCAGGAGCGCGAACAGTTCTGTGCGCTCCTCACGCGCTTCAACACCGCGCTGTCCGCGCGGCAGACGGGCCAGCCCGCCCCGTCCGGGGAAGCCGCTCCCGGCTCTTGA
- a CDS encoding sigma factor-like helix-turn-helix DNA-binding protein — translation MRERRAFQDARRAREFEAFVAGAAGRLLHAATLLTTEPADDNPRARKLLTSALAQTYASWDRLRGEDPYDRARKELALRFARAAWHQHRGYGGVLRHLGPQERLILVLRLYEGVGEEQVAALLGLPMERVHAIHARAMALVLHPPRGPAPAAPRGDAAALEEVPS, via the coding sequence GTGCGAGAACGGCGCGCGTTCCAGGACGCCCGCCGGGCCCGGGAGTTCGAGGCGTTCGTCGCGGGCGCGGCAGGGCGGCTGCTCCATGCCGCGACCCTGCTCACCACGGAGCCGGCCGACGACAACCCGCGCGCGCGGAAGCTGCTCACGTCGGCGCTCGCGCAGACGTACGCCTCCTGGGACCGGCTGCGCGGCGAGGACCCCTACGACCGCGCCCGCAAGGAACTCGCCCTGCGCTTCGCCCGCGCGGCCTGGCACCAGCACCGCGGGTACGGCGGAGTGCTGCGACACCTGGGCCCGCAGGAGCGGCTGATCCTGGTGCTGCGCCTGTACGAAGGGGTCGGCGAGGAGCAGGTGGCCGCGCTGCTCGGGCTCCCCATGGAGCGCGTGCACGCCATCCACGCGCGCGCCATGGCGCTCGTCCTGCACCCGCCGCGCGGGCCCGCCCCGGCCGCCCCCCGTGGGGACGCGGCGGCCCTTGAGGAGGTGCCGTCATGA
- a CDS encoding cystathionine gamma-synthase — protein sequence MSDTHNSQNAHSGHGFETVAIHAGNTADPLTGAVVPPIYQVSTYKQDGVGGLRGGYEYSRSANPTRTALEENLAALEGGRRGLAFASGLAAEDCLLRTLLSPGDHVVIPNDAYGGTFRLFAKVVSRWGVEWSVADTSDPASVRAALTPKTKVIWVETPSNPLLGITDVAAVAQVAREAGARLVVDNTFASPYLQQPLALGADVVVHSLTKYMGGHSDVVGGALIVADPALGDELAYHQNAMGAVAGPMDAWLVLRGIKTLPVRMDRHSENATKVADMLSRHARVTRVLYPGLPEHPGHEVAAKQMKAFGGMVSFQVEGGEEAAVAVCDRAKLFTLGESLGGVESLIEHPGRMTHASVAGSALEVPSDLVRLSVGIESADDLLADLQQALG from the coding sequence ATGAGCGACACGCACAACAGCCAGAACGCCCACAGCGGTCACGGGTTCGAGACCGTGGCCATTCACGCGGGCAACACGGCCGACCCCCTGACGGGCGCCGTGGTCCCCCCGATCTACCAGGTCTCCACGTACAAGCAGGACGGCGTGGGAGGGCTGCGCGGCGGCTACGAGTACAGCCGCAGCGCCAACCCGACCAGGACCGCCCTGGAGGAGAACCTCGCCGCCCTCGAAGGCGGCCGCCGCGGCCTCGCGTTCGCCTCCGGGCTCGCCGCCGAGGACTGCCTCCTCCGTACGCTCCTCAGCCCCGGCGATCATGTGGTCATCCCGAACGACGCGTACGGCGGCACGTTCCGGCTGTTCGCGAAGGTCGTCTCGCGGTGGGGCGTGGAGTGGTCGGTCGCCGACACCAGCGACCCGGCCTCCGTGCGCGCGGCGCTCACGCCGAAGACCAAGGTCATCTGGGTCGAGACGCCGTCCAACCCGCTGCTCGGGATCACCGACGTCGCCGCCGTCGCGCAGGTCGCGCGGGAGGCGGGGGCGCGGCTCGTCGTCGACAACACCTTCGCGAGCCCGTACCTCCAGCAGCCGCTGGCCCTCGGCGCGGACGTCGTCGTGCACTCCCTGACCAAGTACATGGGCGGTCACTCGGACGTCGTCGGCGGCGCGCTGATCGTCGCCGACCCGGCGCTCGGCGACGAGCTGGCGTACCACCAGAACGCGATGGGCGCCGTCGCCGGGCCGATGGACGCCTGGCTCGTGCTGCGCGGCATCAAGACGCTGCCCGTGCGCATGGACCGGCACAGCGAGAACGCGACGAAGGTCGCCGACATGCTGTCCCGGCACGCGCGCGTGACGCGTGTCCTGTACCCGGGCCTTCCGGAGCACCCCGGCCACGAGGTCGCGGCCAAGCAGATGAAGGCGTTCGGCGGCATGGTGTCGTTCCAGGTCGAGGGCGGCGAGGAGGCCGCCGTCGCGGTCTGCGACCGGGCGAAGCTGTTCACCCTCGGCGAGTCCCTGGGCGGTGTGGAGTCCCTGATCGAGCACCCGGGACGCATGACGCACGCCTCGGTCGCGGGCTCGGCGCTCGAAGTGCCCAGCGACCTCGTACGGCTCTCCGTGGGCATCGAGTCGGCCGACGACCTGCTCGCCGACCTCCAGCAGGCGCTCGGCTGA
- the msrA gene encoding peptide-methionine (S)-S-oxide reductase MsrA, which translates to MATQTQRAVLAGGCFWGMEELIRRLPGVTATRVGYTGGDVPDATYRNHGTHAEAIEIVFDPAKTDFRAMLEFFFQIHDPSTKNRQGNDIGMSYRSAIYYVDDEQKRIAEDTIADVDASGLWPGKVVTEVEPVGPFWEAEPEHQDYLQRYPDGYTCHFPRPGWRLPVRTEG; encoded by the coding sequence ATGGCTACGCAGACGCAGAGGGCCGTGCTGGCAGGCGGATGTTTCTGGGGGATGGAGGAGCTGATCCGTCGACTCCCAGGCGTGACGGCGACCCGGGTCGGATACACGGGGGGTGACGTGCCTGACGCGACGTACCGCAACCACGGCACGCACGCGGAGGCCATCGAGATCGTTTTCGACCCCGCGAAGACCGATTTCCGCGCGATGCTGGAGTTCTTCTTCCAGATCCACGACCCGAGCACCAAGAACCGCCAGGGCAACGACATCGGCATGAGCTACCGCTCGGCGATCTACTACGTGGACGACGAGCAGAAGCGGATCGCCGAGGACACGATCGCGGACGTGGACGCCTCCGGACTGTGGCCCGGCAAGGTTGTCACCGAGGTGGAGCCGGTCGGCCCCTTCTGGGAGGCCGAACCCGAGCACCAGGACTACCTGCAGCGTTACCCGGACGGCTACACCTGCCACTTCCCGCGCCCGGGATGGCGGCTGCCCGTCCGCACGGAGGGCTGA
- a CDS encoding helix-turn-helix domain-containing protein, whose amino-acid sequence MSSHASNHARVIPLRPDLRPDLRPGPAESAGPPSKEPLWRDIVGDVLRRERLAQERTLKDVADAARISLPYLSEIERGLKEASSEVLAAAAHALGLGLADVLALGRSELLRLTAAASRPAVHRAPARQGEVRLAA is encoded by the coding sequence GTGAGCAGCCACGCGTCGAACCACGCCCGCGTCATCCCTCTGCGCCCGGACCTGCGCCCGGACCTGCGTCCCGGCCCGGCGGAGTCTGCCGGGCCCCCGTCCAAGGAGCCGCTCTGGCGCGACATCGTGGGGGACGTCCTGCGCCGTGAGCGCCTCGCGCAGGAGCGCACGTTGAAGGACGTCGCCGACGCCGCCCGCATCTCCCTGCCGTACCTCTCCGAGATCGAGCGCGGCCTCAAAGAGGCGTCGTCGGAGGTCCTCGCGGCCGCCGCCCACGCCCTGGGCCTCGGCCTCGCCGACGTCCTGGCCCTCGGCCGGTCCGAACTGCTCCGCCTCACCGCTGCGGCCTCACGGCCCGCCGTCCACCGGGCGCCCGCGCGCCAGGGCGAGGTACGCCTCGCGGCGTGA
- a CDS encoding DUF1330 domain-containing protein: MTAYAIAALRNTTVPNEEVFDYMERIQSTLDPFGGRFLVHGAQLEDIEGSWPGGVVVISFPDKAAAHGWYDSDAYQELIPLRTRNLDGEVIFVEGVPEGYDPSSTAARMRAEAGRGRV; this comes from the coding sequence ATGACCGCCTACGCCATCGCCGCTCTGCGCAACACCACCGTGCCGAACGAAGAGGTCTTCGACTACATGGAGCGCATCCAGTCGACCCTCGACCCGTTCGGCGGCCGCTTCCTCGTGCACGGCGCCCAGCTGGAGGACATCGAGGGGTCGTGGCCGGGGGGCGTCGTCGTCATCTCGTTCCCCGACAAGGCCGCGGCCCACGGCTGGTACGACTCCGACGCCTACCAGGAGCTCATCCCGCTGCGGACACGGAACCTGGACGGCGAGGTGATCTTCGTGGAAGGGGTTCCGGAGGGGTACGACCCGTCGAGCACGGCCGCGCGGATGCGGGCCGAGGCGGGGCGGGGGCGCGTGTGA
- a CDS encoding NAD(P)-dependent alcohol dehydrogenase: protein MTTVSAYAAPSAKAPLERTTIPRRPVGEFDVLIDIKFAGICHSDIHQARDGWGEGIFPMVPGHEIAGIVTEVGPGVTKFAVGDRVGVGCMVDSCRECDNCKAGLEQYCAKGNVGTYNALDKNGEPTYGGYSTHIVVDENYTVGIPAGLALDEAAPLLCAGITTYSPLRHWNAGPGKKVAVLGMGGLGHMGVKIAHALGAEVTVLSQSLRKQEDGLKLGADHYYATSDPKTFEELAGTFDIILSTVSAPLDFGAFLSLLKTDGALVNVGAPEEPISINLFSVIAGRKSLSGSGIGGIQETQEMLDFCAEHGLGAEIELIEASQINEAYERVLASDVRYRFVIDTATI, encoded by the coding sequence ATCACCACCGTCAGCGCCTACGCCGCACCCTCCGCAAAGGCTCCGCTGGAGCGCACCACCATTCCGCGCCGCCCGGTGGGCGAGTTCGACGTCCTGATCGACATCAAGTTCGCCGGCATCTGCCACTCCGACATCCACCAGGCCCGCGACGGCTGGGGCGAGGGCATCTTCCCGATGGTCCCCGGCCACGAGATCGCCGGCATCGTCACCGAGGTGGGACCCGGCGTGACCAAGTTCGCCGTCGGCGACCGCGTCGGCGTCGGCTGCATGGTCGACTCCTGCCGCGAGTGCGACAACTGCAAGGCGGGCCTGGAGCAGTACTGCGCCAAGGGCAACGTCGGCACGTACAACGCCCTCGACAAGAACGGCGAGCCCACCTACGGCGGCTACTCCACCCACATCGTCGTCGACGAGAACTACACCGTCGGCATCCCCGCGGGCCTCGCCCTCGACGAGGCCGCGCCGCTGCTGTGCGCGGGCATCACCACGTACTCCCCGCTCCGGCACTGGAACGCGGGCCCCGGCAAGAAGGTCGCCGTCCTCGGCATGGGCGGCCTCGGCCACATGGGCGTCAAGATCGCGCACGCGCTCGGCGCCGAGGTGACCGTCCTGTCGCAGTCCCTGCGCAAGCAGGAGGATGGCCTCAAGCTGGGCGCCGACCACTACTACGCGACCAGCGACCCGAAGACCTTCGAGGAGCTGGCCGGCACCTTCGACATCATCCTGTCGACGGTCTCGGCCCCGCTCGACTTCGGCGCGTTCCTCTCGCTCCTGAAGACGGACGGCGCCCTGGTGAACGTGGGCGCCCCCGAGGAGCCCATCTCCATCAACCTGTTCTCCGTGATCGCGGGCCGCAAGTCCCTCTCCGGCTCCGGCATCGGCGGCATCCAGGAGACCCAGGAGATGCTCGACTTCTGCGCCGAGCACGGCCTCGGTGCCGAGATCGAGCTGATCGAGGCGAGCCAGATCAACGAGGCGTACGAGCGCGTGCTCGCGAGCGACGTGCGGTACCGCTTCGTGATCGACACGGCGACGATCTGA